The following proteins are co-located in the Zonotrichia albicollis isolate bZonAlb1 chromosome 1, bZonAlb1.hap1, whole genome shotgun sequence genome:
- the LOC141731055 gene encoding uncharacterized protein LOC141731055, which produces MGDARARAPPTAPARGGKGDGPPDQPLAGRSRGRHPARGGLGQQRGGGFRRRARRPGEAAPRPPSATVSVPSPSPPTSARRVDRPAFKPRTSGLGGGAAVIGRRGRGARRRVPRRLGTIARRGRAGQRGARAAPGEGPAGAAPAPPLTAPGRRCGRAPLPRELPAVARVRLSRGTACREAELALPSGARPACTGSGRGSAGSPHQPVPCRDRGALVPQRPALPARLAALPCLLCPLCARCVATAGSALVRGVVP; this is translated from the coding sequence ATGGGTGACGCGCGCGCCCGGGCACCTCCCACTGCGCCGGCcaggggggggaagggggacGGCCCTCCGGACCAACCGCTCGCCGGCCGCTCCCGAGGCCGGCACCCCGCGCGGGGAGGGCTCGGCCAACAGCGCGGGGGCGGCTTCCGCCGCAGGGCGCGTCGGCCGGGCGAGGCCGCCCCGCGACCACCGAGCGCGACGGTGTCTGTCCCGTCCCCTTCCCCCCCCACGTCTGCGCGCCGCGTGGACCGGCCCGCTTTCAAACCCCGCACCTCGGGTCTCGGGGGCGGGGCCGCTGTGATTGGCAGGAGGGGGCGGGGCGCGCGGCGGAGGGTCCCGCGCCGCCTCGGGACGATCGCTCGGAGGGGGCGCGCGGGGCAGCGGGGAGCGCGCGCGGCGCCCGGTGAGGGCCCGGCCGGtgccgctcccgccccgccgTTAACCGCCCCGGGGCGCCGGTGCGGGCGCGCGCCGCTGCCCCGTGAGCTCCCGGCGGTTGCGCGCGTGCGGCTCTCCCGCGGCACCGCGTGCCGGGAAGCGGAGCTGGCCCTTCCCAGCGGGGCGCGACCGGCCTGCACCGGGAGCGGCCGCGGCTCTGCGGGTAGTCCCCATCAGCCAGTGCCGTGCCGGGATCGCGGCGCGTTGGTTCCGCAGCGCCCGGCTCTGCCCGCTCGGCTCGCGGCTCTGCCCTGCTTGCTGTGCCCGCTGTGTGCCCGCTGTGTGGCCACAGCCGGCAGCGCTTTGGTTCGGGGTGTAGTTCCGTGA
- the LOC102074135 gene encoding GSK-3-binding protein — protein sequence MPCRPGERFLLLERPVAVGQAGSKEVDALVAKLGEVLQLSAQRAPPPPRAPKHLGPGSARDRAAPYSPRCCSGAGAGLLAPRGPAPPQAHSQHVEPPRADRSGQQRVTKQLCGRGWLRSAARRRKQPPPGPGDGLAEEEDPHRLLQQLILSGNLIKEAVRRLQLAAAAAAAAASAASSGSTSAGSGGADGEAEAAAAVQPLQ from the coding sequence ATGCCGTGCCGCCCGGGCGAGCgcttcctgctgctggagcgCCCGGTCGCCGTGGGACAAGCGGGCTCTAAGGAGGTGGACGCGCTGGTGGCCAAGCTGGGCgaggtgctgcagctgagcGCTCAgcgggcgccgccgccgccccgcgcccccAAGCACCTGGGGCCGGGCAGCGCCCGCGACCGCGCCGCCCCGTACTCGCCGCGATGctgcagcggggccggggccgggctgctGGCTCCGCGGGGACCGGCCCCGCCGCAAGCCCACTCGCAACATGTTGAGCCTCCGCGGGCGGACCGGAGCGGGCAGCAGCGGGTGACCAAGCAGCTGTGCGGACGGGGCTGGCTGCGGAGCGCCGCCCGCCGGAGGAAGCAGCCTCCGCCGGGGCCGGGTGACGGGCTGGCGGAGGAGGAGGACCCGCAccggctcctgcagcagctcatcctTTCCGGCAACCTCATCAAAGAAGCCGTCCGGCGGCTGCAActggcggcggcggcagcggcagcggcggcatCCGCGGCCTCCAGCGGCAGCACCTcggcggggagcggcggcgcGGACGGCGaggcggaggcggcggcggcggtacAGCCCCTGCAGTAG